The following are from one region of the Salvia splendens isolate huo1 chromosome 2, SspV2, whole genome shotgun sequence genome:
- the LOC121771714 gene encoding vestitone reductase-like, which produces MEPQKNGTPEKVTMANGTPKKVCVTGGTGFLGSWMIKRLLEDGYSVNATVRLDPERKRDISYITNLPGAAERLQIFDADLDKPETFAPAVEGCVGVFHTAHPLDFAEKESEEVKLKRVTTAMKGILQACADSKTVRRVVYTASISSAAFDPANTGLVDEDSWTDVELVRSLKAFGGPYIVTKAVAEKAAIELAAELGLDLVSVNPTWITGPFICPNFPDSVYVSLALILGDKGHYQHLKESSLVHVDDVAQAHIHLFEYPEAKGRYIVAAEQFEIGELSDFLSVKYPQYKMPSPDSWKDVAAVKLSGLSTKKLEATGFKYENGLGEMFDGAIKSCKERGFIN; this is translated from the exons ATGGAACCCCAAAAAAATGGAACTCCAGAAAAGGTGACAATGGCGAATGGAACCCCAAAAAAGGTGTGTGTGACTGGAGGAACTGGCTTTCTTGGATCATGGATGATCAAGAGGCTACTCGAAGATGGCTACTCTGTCAACGCCACCGTCCGGCTCGATCCAG agCGGAAGAGAGACATTAGCTACATCACAAACCTCCCCGGCGCGGCCGAGCGGCTGCAGATCTTCGACGCCGATCTTGACAAGCCGGAGACGTTTGCCCCGGCCGTGGAGGGGTGCGTCGGCGTGTTCCACACGGCGCACCCGCTGGACTTCGCGGAGAAGGAGAGCGAGGAGGTGAAGCTGAAGCGCGTGACCACCGCTATGAAAGGCATCCTGCAGGCCTGCGCCGACTCCAAGACCGTCCGCCGCGTCGTCTACACGGCCAGCATCTCCTCCGCCGCCTTCGATCCCGCCAACACCGGCCTCGTCGACGAGGACTCGTGGACCGACGTCGAGCTCGTCCGCAGCCTCAAGGCCTTCGGGGGCCCCTACATCGTCACCAAGGCCGTCGCCGAGAAAGCCGCCATCGAGCTCGCTGCCGAGCTCGGCTTGGACCTCGTCTCCGTCAATCCGACGTGGATCACCGGCCCTTTCATCTGCCCCAATTTTCCGGATTCCGTTTACGTCTCGTTGGCCTTGATTCTTG GTGATAAGGGACACTATCAACACCTAAAAGAATCGAGTTTAGTCCACGTGGACGACGTTGCTCAAGCACATATCCACTTATTCGAGTATCCCGAGGCGAAAGGCCGATACATCGTGGCGGCGGAGCAGTTCGAGATCGGAGAGCTTTCCGATTTCCTCTCGGTTAAATATCCACAATATAAGATGCCATCTCCAGA CTCGTGGAAAGATGTGGCGGCGGTGAAATTGTCTGGGCTGTCGACGAAGAAGCTTGAGGCGACTGGATTCAAGTACGAGAACGGATTGGGTGAAATGTTTGACGGCGCGATTAAATCATGCAAAGAGAGGGGGTTTATCAATTAG